A genomic stretch from Corynebacterium terpenotabidum Y-11 includes:
- a CDS encoding ATP-dependent 6-phosphofructokinase, with protein MRIATLTSGGDCPGLNAVIRGVVRTATGLGATVVGYEDGWTGLVEDRRVQLYDDEEIDRILLRGGTILGTGRLKTSDFEASIDRVKENLADAGIDALIAIGGEGTLKGARWLHDNGVPVVGVPKTIDNDVNATDYTFGFDSAVAVATDAIDRLHTTAESHNRVMIVQVMGRHVGWIALHAGMAGGAHDILIPEHPFDIEDVCKRMARRFQMGEKYGIIVVAEGAMPKEGTFVMPEREVDQFGHQKFDDIGAVIAHEIENRLDTDVRSTVLGHIQRGGTPTAFDRVLATRYAVHATKAALRGDFGRVVALRGETVKLVSFEEAVGQLKVVPDHRWESALSLLG; from the coding sequence GTCGTCGGCTATGAGGACGGGTGGACCGGGCTGGTGGAGGACCGCCGGGTCCAGCTCTACGATGACGAGGAGATCGACCGGATTCTGCTGCGTGGCGGCACGATCCTCGGGACGGGCCGGTTGAAGACTTCCGACTTCGAGGCGTCGATCGACCGGGTGAAGGAGAATCTCGCCGATGCGGGGATCGACGCACTCATCGCCATCGGCGGTGAGGGGACGCTGAAGGGGGCGCGATGGCTCCACGACAACGGTGTGCCGGTGGTCGGGGTCCCCAAGACCATCGACAATGACGTCAACGCCACCGACTACACGTTCGGTTTCGACTCGGCCGTGGCAGTCGCCACGGATGCGATCGACCGTCTGCACACCACCGCCGAATCCCACAACCGGGTGATGATCGTTCAGGTGATGGGGCGGCACGTCGGGTGGATCGCGCTGCACGCCGGAATGGCGGGTGGTGCCCACGATATCCTCATCCCGGAACACCCCTTCGACATCGAGGATGTGTGCAAGCGGATGGCCCGTCGCTTCCAGATGGGGGAGAAGTACGGGATCATCGTCGTCGCCGAGGGTGCCATGCCCAAGGAGGGGACCTTCGTGATGCCGGAGCGTGAGGTCGACCAGTTCGGTCACCAGAAGTTCGACGACATCGGTGCGGTCATCGCCCACGAGATCGAGAACCGGCTCGACACCGATGTCCGTTCCACGGTCCTGGGCCATATCCAGCGCGGCGGCACCCCCACGGCCTTCGACCGGGTACTCGCCACCCGTTACGCCGTCCACGCGACCAAGGCCGCCCTGCGCGGTGATTTCGGCCGGGTTGTCGCCCTGCGTGGTGAGACGGTCAAGCTGGTCAGCTTCGAGGAAGCGGTCGGCCAGCTGAAGGTCGTTCCCGACCACCGGTGGGAGAGCGCCCTGTCCCTGCTGGGATGA